From Aedes albopictus strain Foshan chromosome 1, AalbF5, whole genome shotgun sequence, one genomic window encodes:
- the LOC115256794 gene encoding uncharacterized protein LOC115256794: MSAVKRRENTFRIDYTNVPKKPTSEEVHQFVGATLGLKRGEVLRIQYSRNLGIAFVKTACLEVAQKIVAENDDKHEVTVDGKAYKLQLKMEDGAVEVRLFNLSEDVSNAKITKFLAAYGEVLSIREEVWDEKHLFAGLPTGVRVARMVVKRNIASYVTIDSETTHLAYYGQQQTCKYCSEFAHNGVSCVQNKKLLVQKLASSTASYADVAKTQQSTRTKPLAAKQLPALKAVVVSKPSGQSPRETQTSVVPSSSGTMPPPASVNDTSAATNEQQDDHENDTWTRVTRSKMGLQKKTDGNETDSSTSSRPILFTSYNIATVNVNTITNATKIEPLRTFIRTLDLDIVFLQEVENEQFSLPGFNVIANVDHARRGTAIAIRDHIQYTHVEKSLDGRLVAVRVQDTTLCCVYTPSGSAYRSQRENFFNTTLAFYLRHHTEHVILAGDFNCVLRQSDATGHNMSPSLQAAVHHLGLSDVWVKLRSRDAGHTYITGNSSSRLDRIYVSGALCAQLRNIHTHACSFTNHMAVTSRICLPDLGRPPGRGFWSLRPHLLTAEAITDLQTRWQFWTRQKRNYRRWMDWWLEYGKPKIVSFFRWQSKQAYDEFQYAQQALHDRLRRAYDGYYRNPAMLPTGDGITKEIRQQDKIRQRFSLKWVDSPQLLCFEKYQSDPHFAFCKICLEKLSIARGGKSNLITHLTTKRHREASEICHRPIAQEAKIEQFPALEKVHEAELKLCAWAVEHNVPFAAVDKLADVLRGLTIEPKLLEKLTLGRTKTVSVIESVIASTQHDELVNRMRVDSFSIIIDESTDQSNKKTLAVVVRMMDTENFCAKDTYYTSIEVECADHITLYTAIVDKFKSDQIDYKQRLRGFASDGASVMMGRNNSVMKLFQRDCPDLIAVKCTCHSLALCASYACEKIPSYLEQLMRDIYNYISCSPKRSTEFERIQEIVELKPLKILHPAATRWLSLEAVVKRNLERLEELKLFFSFQLKYDHNQSANRILGHLNDPMTKPLMLFLNYVLPLINNVNRTFQSESSQFFEIYNETKTLLLIMLGNLCEETYVKRIVSTDSDVKDFEQFLKNPQSIYVGIDAEEKANELDEDRKLKFKSICRDFYIELVKQIMKRFDFNDPVIKTAALINPHTFIELPNLNELMRQFPSFLGTISRQDLDNEFRLLKTNVLCENLVDSDVTWPMLLDVKKRNGLFLYPSLRSFVRNFLIIPHSSACVERIFSVYNANKTKTRNRLVPQTMDSILKAKEYVADQGGSTKIKLTSTLKGKFNKTMYKHHAVEKKPD; the protein is encoded by the exons ATGTCAGCGGTAAAGCGACGCGAAAACACATTTCGTATCGATTATACGAATGTGCCGAAGAAGCCGACCTCCGAGGAGGTACACCAGTTCGTGGGTGCGACGCTGGGTCTGAAGCGCGGCGAGGTACTGCGGATTCAATATAGCCGCAACCTCGGGATCGCGTTTGTCAAGACCGCTTGCCTAGAAGTGGCACAGAAAATCGTCGCCGAGAACGACGACAAGCATGAAGTGACAGTGGACGGCAAGGCGTACAAGCTTCAGCTGAAGATGGAAGATGGGGCAGTGGAAGTGAGGCTCTTCAACCTCTCGGAGGACGTGTCGAACGCTAAAATCACGAAGTTTCTAGCAGCGTATGGTGAAGTACTCTCCATTCGAGAGGAAGTATGGGACGAGAAGCACCTCTTCGCTGGACTACCGACCGGGGTTCGTGTTGCAAGAATGGTCGTAAAGAGGAATATCGCCTCGTATGTTACGATCGATTCCGAAACGACCCATCTGGCGTACTATGGCCAGCAACAAACATGCAAATACTGTAGCGAGTTTGCACACAACGGCGTCTCGTGTGTGCAAAACAAAAAACTACTAGTGCAAAAGCTGGCGTCAAGCACTGCATCGTACGCAGACGTTGCCAAAACCCAGCAATCCACCCGTACAAAGCCTCTCGCAGCCAAACAATTGCCCGCTTTGAAAGCCGTCGTCGTATCAAAACCATCCGGTCAGTCACCACGCGAAACACAAACCTCCGTCGTACCGTCGTCAAGCGGTACAATGCCCCCGCCGGCAAGTGTCAACGACACCTCGGCAGCAACGAACGAGCAGCAAGACGACCACGAAAACGATACATGGACCAGGGTGACTCGTAGCAAAATGGGACTGCAAAAGAAAACGGACGGCAACGAAACTGATTCGTCCACGTCCAGCAGAC CCATCCTCTTCACCAGCTATAATATCGCTACGGTAAACGTGAATACCATCACGAACGCTACAAAAATCGAACCCCTGCGAACGTTTATCCGAACGCTCGACCTAGACATCGTGTTCTTGCAGGAGGTTGAAAACGAGCAGTTCTCGCTGCCAGGTTTCAACGTCATCGCAAACGTTGATCACGCGAGGAGAGGAACCGCTATCGCCATTAGAGATCACATCCAATACACGCATGTGGAAAAAAGCCTAGATGGCCGTCTCGTTGCTGTGAGAGTCCAAGACACCACGCTCTGCTGTGTTTATACCCCATCTGGCTCGGCCTACCGATCCCAACGAGAGAATTTCTTCAATACTACGTTAGCTTTCTATCTGCGCCACCACACTGAGCATGTAATTCTTGCGGGAGATTTCAACTGCGTGCTGCGTCAAAGCGATGCAACAGGACACAACATGAGTCCATCTCTCCAAGCCGCTGTACACCACCTGGGGCTGAGCGATGTGTGGGTCAAACTTCGGTCAAGAGATGCTGGCCACACGTACATCACCGGCAACTCATCGTCCCGACTAGATCGTATCTATGTGTCGGGCGCCTTGTGTGCACAACTACGAAACATCCACACACATGCGTGCTCCTTTACCAATCACATGGCTGTGACGTCGCGAATTTGTTTACCTGACCTCGGTCGGCCCCCTGGACGAGGGTTTTGGTCGCTACGCCCTCATTTGCTTACTGCAGAAGCGATAACCGATCTGCAAACGCGATGGCAGTTCTGGACTCGTCAGAAGCGAAACTACAGACGTTGGATGGACTGGTGGCTAGAGTACGGCAAGCCAAAGATTGTTAGCTTTTTCCGCTGGCAATCAAAACAAGCATACGACGAGTTTCAGTATGCACAACAAGCTCTCCATGATCGGTTGCGACGAGCCTACGACGGCTACTACCGTAATCCAGCAATGTTACCGACAGg GGAtggaatcacaaaagaaattcGTCAGCAGGATAAAATACGCCAGAGGTTTTCACTCAAATGGGTTGATTCTCCACAACTTCTGTGCTTCGAGAAATACCAAAGCGACCCACATTTTGCGTTTTGCAAAATATGCTTGGAGAAACTCAGCATCGCTCGTGGCGGTAAGTCAAACCTTATTACCCATCTTACCACTAAAAGACACCGTGAGGCATCTGAGATATGCCACAGGCCAATAGCACAGGAGGCTAAAATTGAACAATTTCCCGCATTGGAAAAAGTCCACGAAGCTGAGCTTAAACTTTGTGCGTGGGCAGTAGAGCATAATGTCCCCTTTGCAGCCGTTGACAAGCTGGCTGATGTTTTGCGAGGGTTGACTATTGAGCCTAAATTACTCGAAAAACTAACTCTGGGTAGAACCAAAACTGTATCGGTGATTGAGTCGGTGATTGCCTCAACGCAGCATGACGAGCTTGTTAACCGCATGAGGGTGGATAGTTTTTCGATAATTATCGACGAATCGACCGATCAAAGCAACAAAAAAACTCTTGCCGTTGTGGTCAGAATGATGGACACAGAAAACTTTTGTGCAAAGGACACATACTATACTTCAATAGAAGTGGAATGTGCGGACCACATTACACTTTACACAGCCATTGTGGACAAATTCAAAAGCGACCAAATTGATTACAAACAACGACTTCGCGGATTCGCCTCTGATGGAGCATCAGTAATGATGGGGAGGAATAATTCCGTCATGAAATTATTTCAAAGGGATTGTCCAGACTTGATCGCAGTGAAATGCACTTGCCATTCACTGGCCTTATGTGCCAGCTATGCCTGTGAAAAAATTCCGTCTTATCTGGAGCAACTTATGAGGGACATTTACAACTATATTTCGTGCAGCCCGAAAAGGTCCACCGAGTTCGAGAGGATTCAAGAAATAGTCGAACTGAAACCGTTGAAGATCCTTCATCCAGCGGCTACCAGATGGCTGTCACTGGAGGCTGTTGTAAAGCGCAATTTGGAAAGATTGGAGGAGTTGAAACTGTTCTTCTCTTTCCAGTTGAAGTATGACCATAATCAGAGTGCAAATCGTATTTTGGGTCACCTCAATGATCCCATGACAAAACCATTGATGCTTTTCCTTAACTATGTATTGCCCCTGATAAATAACGTTAATCGTACTTTTCAGTCAGAGAGCTCACAATTTTTCGAAATCTACAATGAGACGAAAACGTTGTTGCTGATTATGTTGGGTAACCTATGCGAAGAAACCTATGTGAAGCGTATTGTTAGTACTGATTCTGATGTGAAAGATTTTGAGCAGTTTCTAAAGAACCCACAAAGCATTTATGTTGGTATTGACGCTGAAGAAAAGGCAAATGAATTGGACGAGGATAGAAAGttgaaattcaaatcaatttgtcGTGACTTTTACATCGAGTTAGTGAAACAGATTATGAAACGTTTTGATTTTAACGATCCGGTTATCAAAACCGCAGCTTTGATCAACCCGCACACTTTTATAGAACTGCCAAATTTGAATGAGTTAATGCGACAGTTTCCCAGCTTCCTCGGAACCATCAGTAGACAGGATTTGGATAATGAGTTTAGGCTGTTGAAAACAAATGTTCTATGTGAGAACCTAGTCGATTCTGATGTCACTTGGCCTATGTTACTAGATGTCAAAAAGCGTAACGGTTTGTTTTTATACCCAAGTCTACGATCATTCGTGCGGAATTTTTTGATAATACCCCATTCTTCGGCATGTGTCGAAAGAATTTTCTCTGTTTACAACGCTAACAAAACAAAGACCAGAAACCGGTTGGTTCCTCAGACGATGGATTCAATCTTGAAAGCGAAGGAATATGTAGCCGATCAGGGAGGTTCAACAAAGATAAAACTAACAAGCACTCTGAAAGGCAAATTCAATAAAACTATGTATAAGCATCATGCAGTCGAGAAAAAACCAGATTGA